A window from Cherax quadricarinatus isolate ZL_2023a chromosome 94, ASM3850222v1, whole genome shotgun sequence encodes these proteins:
- the LOC128691345 gene encoding zinc finger protein 271-like, with product MTKIFQVKNLRLKNMEKHKEHKPYQCSECLKCFSRNDCLVIHMRVHTGDKPYQCSECLKCFSDKSSLVKHTRVHTGDKPYQCSECLKCFSQKGNFVTHMRVHTGDKPYQCSECLKCFSAKSSLVKHMRVHTGDKPYQCSECLKCFSDKSSLVKHTRVHTGDKPYQCSECLKCFSQKSSIVTHMRVHTGDKPYQCSECLKCFSGKSSLVKHTRVHTGDKPYQCSECLKCFSQKGNFVTHMKLHTGDKPYQCSECLKCFSAKSSLVKHMRVHTGDKPYQCSECLKCFSQKGNFVTHMRVHTGDKPYQCSECLKCFSEKGNFVTHMKLHTGDKPYQCSECLKCFSAKSSLVKHMRVHTGDKPYQ from the coding sequence ATGACTAAAATATTTCAAGTGAAAAACCTTCGtttaaaaaatatggaaaaacatAAAGaacataaaccatatcaatgttcagagtgtctgaaatgttttagtagaAATGACTGTCTTGTgatacatatgagagtacatacaggagataaaccatatcaatgttctgagtgtctgaaatgttttagtgataAAAGCAGTCTTGTGAAACATacgagagtacatacaggagataaaccatatcaatgttcagagtgtctgaaatgttttagtcaaaAAGGCAATtttgtgacacatatgagagtacatacaggagataagccatatcaatgttctgagtgtctgaaatgttttagtgctaaaagcagtcttgtgaaacatatgagagtacatacaggagataaaccatatcaatgttctgagtgtctgaaatgttttagtgataAAAGCAGTCTTGTGAAACATacgagagtacatacaggagataaaccatatcaatgttcagagtgtctgaaatgttttagccaAAAAAGCAGTattgtgacacatatgagagtacatacaggagataaaccatatcaatgttctgagtgtctgaaatgttttagtggtAAAAGCAGTCTTGTGAAACATacaagagtacatacaggagataaaccatatcaatgttcagagtgtctgaaatgttttagtcaaaAAGGCAATTTTGTGACACACATGAAATTAcacacaggagataaaccatatcaatgttctgagtgtctgaaatgttttagtgctaaaagcagtcttgtgaaacatatgagagtgcatacaggagataaaccatatcaatgttcagagtgtctgaaatgttttagtcaaaAAGGCAATtttgtgacacatatgagagtacatacaggagataaaccatatcaatgttcagagtgtctgaaatgttttagtgaaaAAGGCAATTTTGTGACACACATGAAATTACACACAGGAGATAAGCCATatcaatgttctgagtgtctgaaatgttttagtgctaaaagcagtcttgtgaaacatatgagagtacatacaggagataaaccatatcaa